From the Sphingomonas mesophila genome, one window contains:
- a CDS encoding tyrosine-type recombinase/integrase: MLASEAGAAKNTLAAYRNDLEAAARDLSAPLGEASGEALVALAPKWRSLANSTVGRRTAALRRFFDFLQDEGIRSDNPAAALVRPRSERPLPRILDADEVERMFVVAADRAASGAPAALRNLALLELLYGSGLRATELVSLPRRAVRPGQPFLILAGKGGRERMVPVSSRASEAVARWSETLPDEARQLFPSRSGHLSRVRLFQIVRAIAAEAGIAPERVSPHVLRHAFATHLLAGGADLRALQTLLGHADIATTQIYTHVDSERLVRLVNERHPLARAPR, from the coding sequence ATGCTGGCGTCGGAAGCGGGCGCGGCGAAGAATACGCTGGCGGCCTATCGCAACGATCTCGAGGCGGCGGCGCGCGACCTTTCCGCGCCGCTCGGCGAGGCTTCCGGCGAGGCGCTCGTCGCGCTTGCGCCCAAGTGGCGAAGCCTTGCCAATTCGACCGTCGGCCGGCGCACCGCGGCGCTCCGGCGGTTCTTCGATTTCCTTCAGGACGAGGGCATCCGCTCGGACAATCCGGCGGCGGCGCTGGTCCGGCCGCGATCCGAGCGGCCGCTGCCGCGGATCCTCGATGCCGACGAGGTCGAGCGGATGTTCGTGGTGGCGGCGGACCGGGCGGCGAGCGGCGCGCCGGCGGCGCTGCGCAACCTGGCCTTGCTCGAACTGCTCTACGGCTCGGGGCTGCGGGCGACCGAACTGGTATCATTGCCGCGGCGCGCGGTGCGGCCCGGCCAGCCTTTCCTGATCCTTGCCGGCAAGGGCGGGCGCGAACGCATGGTTCCTGTGTCGAGCCGGGCGAGCGAGGCGGTCGCGCGGTGGAGCGAGACATTGCCCGACGAAGCGCGGCAGCTGTTCCCGAGCCGGAGCGGCCACCTCAGCCGGGTGCGGCTTTTCCAGATCGTGCGCGCGATCGCCGCCGAGGCGGGGATCGCGCCCGAGCGGGTTAGCCCGCACGTGTTGCGCCACGCCTTCGCGACCCATCTGCTGGCCGGCGGAGCGGACCTGCGCGCGCTGCAGACGCTGCTCGGCCATGCCGACATCGCCACCACCCAAATCTACACCCATGTCGACAGCGAGCGGCTGGTGCGGCTGGTCAACGAGCGCCACCCGCTCGCCCGCGCGCCGCGTTGA
- a CDS encoding acetyl-CoA carboxylase carboxyltransferase subunit alpha → MLTYLEFEKPVADLEARVAALRETADSGAVDIEAEVGRLEAKAEKLLKDTYGRLTPWQKAQVARHPDRPHFKDFAAKLADDFVPLAGDRAFGDDQAILGGLARIGGRRVMLIGHEKGDDTASRLKHNFGMAKPEGYRKAIRLMQLADRFDLPVVTLVDTSGAFPGVQAEERGQAEAIARSTEQCLELGVPMVTAITGEGGSGGAIALAAANRVLMLEHAVYSVISPEGCASILWRTADKAADAAEAMKIAAPDLKSLGVIDRIVPEPLGGAHRDPDGAIDLLRHAIGEELAELERLDADALIRQRRAKFLAMGD, encoded by the coding sequence ATGCTGACCTATCTCGAATTCGAAAAGCCGGTGGCCGACCTCGAGGCGCGAGTCGCCGCGTTGCGCGAGACCGCCGACAGCGGGGCGGTCGACATCGAGGCCGAGGTCGGGCGGCTCGAGGCCAAGGCCGAGAAGCTGCTCAAGGACACCTATGGCCGGCTCACCCCGTGGCAGAAGGCCCAGGTCGCCCGCCACCCCGACCGGCCGCACTTCAAGGATTTCGCGGCCAAGCTGGCGGACGATTTCGTGCCGCTGGCCGGCGATCGCGCGTTCGGCGACGACCAGGCGATCCTCGGCGGGCTGGCGCGGATCGGCGGACGTCGGGTGATGCTGATCGGCCACGAGAAGGGCGACGACACCGCCAGCCGGCTCAAGCACAATTTCGGGATGGCCAAGCCCGAGGGCTATCGCAAGGCGATCCGGCTGATGCAGCTGGCCGACCGCTTCGACCTGCCGGTGGTGACGCTGGTCGACACCTCGGGCGCCTTTCCCGGGGTGCAGGCCGAGGAGCGCGGGCAGGCCGAGGCGATTGCGCGATCGACCGAACAATGCCTCGAGCTTGGCGTGCCGATGGTCACCGCGATCACCGGCGAGGGCGGCTCGGGCGGGGCGATCGCGCTTGCCGCCGCCAACCGCGTGCTGATGCTCGAACATGCGGTCTATTCGGTAATCTCGCCGGAGGGTTGCGCGTCGATCCTGTGGCGCACCGCCGACAAGGCCGCCGACGCCGCGGAAGCGATGAAGATCGCCGCGCCCGACCTCAAGTCGCTGGGCGTGATCGACCGGATCGTGCCCGAGCCGCTCGGCGGCGCACACCGGGATCCCGACGGCGCGATCGACCTGCTGCGCCACGCGATCGGCGAGGAGCTGGCCGAGCTCGAGCGGCTCGACGCCGACGCGCTGATCCGGCAGCGCCGCGCCAAGTTCCTGGCGATGGGCGACTAG
- a CDS encoding Flp family type IVb pilin, which produces MHAIRMFLRTLRCDKRGATAIEYGLIAALIVIAMMGGLRTLGGGANGMWGKVGNEVSAKM; this is translated from the coding sequence GTGCACGCTATCCGTATGTTTCTGCGCACCCTGAGGTGCGACAAGCGCGGCGCAACCGCGATCGAATACGGGCTCATCGCCGCACTCATCGTCATTGCCATGATGGGCGGCCTGCGCACATTGGGCGGCGGCGCCAACGGCATGTGGGGCAAGGTCGGCAACGAAGTTTCGGCCAAGATGTAA
- a CDS encoding 3-dehydroquinate synthase family protein, which translates to MSRADPALVVGDLAAALDTIADHNSGRPMPLISDAHVHALHGQRLAPVADQPPILVPRGESAKSWATLAAIVDELALRAIPRGTPLLALGGGSVGDIAALAASLFKRGTPVIHIPTTLLAQTDSAVGGKTGLNSAGTKNIAGTFHPPALVVADPALLDTLDRRQLVAGYAEVVKYGLIDDPAFFAWCEAHGRALIDGDRSARTHAVRHCLAAKARLVRGDERDLGGTRTLLNLGHSFGHAIESAAGLGRLLHGEAVAVGLTLALRFSAFLRLCPPANADRLAVHLAAVGLPTRLDEVGLKGADLGRWMAHDKKNSASVRTLVLAHGIGRAFVARAVDEAALVAFLAAA; encoded by the coding sequence GTGAGCCGGGCCGATCCGGCGCTGGTCGTCGGCGATCTCGCCGCCGCCCTCGACACCATCGCCGACCACAACTCCGGCCGCCCGATGCCGCTCATCAGCGACGCGCACGTCCACGCGCTTCACGGCCAGCGCCTTGCGCCGGTCGCCGACCAGCCCCCGATCCTGGTCCCACGCGGCGAGTCGGCCAAAAGCTGGGCAACGCTGGCCGCGATCGTCGACGAGCTCGCGCTGCGCGCAATCCCCCGCGGCACGCCATTGCTCGCGCTCGGCGGCGGGTCGGTCGGCGACATCGCCGCGCTCGCCGCGTCTTTGTTCAAGCGCGGCACGCCGGTGATCCACATCCCCACCACTCTCCTCGCCCAGACCGACAGCGCGGTCGGCGGCAAGACCGGGCTCAACTCGGCCGGAACCAAGAACATCGCCGGCACCTTCCACCCCCCCGCGCTGGTAGTCGCCGATCCGGCGCTGCTCGACACGCTCGACCGGCGCCAGCTCGTCGCCGGCTATGCCGAAGTCGTCAAATACGGCCTGATCGACGATCCCGCCTTCTTCGCCTGGTGCGAGGCGCACGGCCGCGCGCTGATCGACGGCGACCGCTCGGCGCGCACCCACGCCGTGCGCCACTGCCTCGCCGCCAAGGCGCGGCTGGTGCGCGGCGACGAGCGCGACCTCGGCGGCACCCGCACTCTGCTGAACCTCGGCCACAGTTTCGGCCACGCGATCGAATCCGCCGCCGGCCTCGGCCGGTTGCTCCACGGCGAGGCGGTCGCGGTCGGCCTCACCCTCGCCTTGCGCTTCTCGGCCTTCCTGCGCCTGTGCCCGCCGGCCAATGCCGATCGGCTCGCCGTCCATCTCGCCGCGGTCGGCCTTCCCACCCGGCTCGACGAGGTCGGCCTGAAGGGCGCCGATCTCGGCCGCTGGATGGCTCACGACAAGAAGAATTCAGCCTCGGTGCGGACCCTCGTCCTTGCGCACGGGATCGGCCGGGCCTTCGTCGCGCGCGCGGTCGATGAGGCCGCCCTCGTCGCCTTCCTCGCCGCCGCCTGA
- the cysS gene encoding cysteine--tRNA ligase, with product MIRLHDTLARAKKEFVPADPKRITIYVCGPTVYGRAHIGNARPAVVFDVLRRLFEHEYPDAEVVLARNVTDVDDKIIAAAAEEGVEPGVITARFEAHYLDDMRALGVRDPTIAPHATQEIAAMVAMIGELIAKGHAYEAEGHVLFSVPSDPDYGSLSRRDREAMVAGARVEVAPYKRDPADFVLWKPSAANVVGWDSPWGRGRPGWHIECSAMIRAHLGTTIDIHGGGLDLIFPHHENEIAQSRCAHAAPLARYWVHNGFVDMGADKMSKSLGNIVTPGELLAAGHKGEVLRLALLSAHYRQPLPWTEALVMQSRAVLDGLYRKAGDAEPGAVDAAFVAALGDDLNTPLALSRLGQIDDPAVLRASAQLLGLLGESADDWFRGGASDDVEARIAERDSAKAARDFATADRIRDELKAEGILLEDGPGGTTWRRA from the coding sequence ATGATCCGGCTCCACGACACGCTGGCGCGGGCCAAAAAGGAGTTTGTGCCCGCCGACCCGAAGCGGATCACGATCTACGTGTGCGGGCCGACGGTCTATGGCCGCGCGCACATTGGCAATGCGCGGCCGGCGGTGGTGTTCGACGTGCTTCGCCGCCTGTTCGAGCATGAGTATCCCGACGCCGAGGTGGTGCTGGCGCGCAACGTCACCGACGTCGACGACAAGATCATCGCCGCGGCGGCCGAGGAGGGCGTTGAGCCGGGGGTGATCACAGCGCGGTTCGAGGCGCATTATCTCGACGACATGCGCGCGCTGGGCGTGCGCGACCCGACGATCGCGCCGCACGCGACGCAGGAGATCGCCGCGATGGTGGCGATGATCGGCGAATTGATTGCCAAGGGACACGCCTACGAGGCCGAGGGCCATGTGCTGTTTTCGGTCCCGAGCGACCCGGACTACGGCAGCCTGTCGCGGCGCGACCGCGAGGCGATGGTCGCCGGGGCGCGGGTCGAGGTCGCGCCGTACAAGCGCGACCCGGCCGACTTCGTGCTGTGGAAGCCGAGCGCGGCGAACGTGGTCGGCTGGGACAGCCCATGGGGACGCGGGCGGCCGGGCTGGCACATCGAATGCTCGGCCATGATCCGAGCGCATTTGGGCACGACGATCGACATTCATGGCGGCGGGCTCGACCTCATCTTCCCGCACCACGAGAACGAGATTGCGCAAAGCCGCTGCGCCCACGCTGCGCCGCTCGCGCGATACTGGGTGCACAACGGCTTCGTCGACATGGGCGCCGACAAGATGTCGAAGTCGCTCGGGAATATTGTGACTCCGGGCGAGTTGCTGGCGGCGGGGCACAAGGGCGAGGTGCTTCGGCTGGCGCTTTTGAGCGCGCACTATCGCCAGCCGTTGCCGTGGACCGAGGCGCTGGTCATGCAGTCGCGGGCGGTACTCGACGGGCTCTATCGCAAGGCGGGCGACGCCGAGCCGGGCGCGGTCGACGCGGCGTTCGTGGCGGCGTTGGGGGATGACCTCAACACGCCGCTCGCACTCTCGCGTCTGGGGCAGATCGACGATCCGGCAGTGCTGCGCGCATCGGCGCAATTGCTGGGCCTGCTTGGCGAAAGTGCGGACGACTGGTTCCGCGGCGGGGCGAGCGACGATGTCGAGGCGCGGATTGCGGAGCGCGATTCGGCCAAGGCGGCGCGGGACTTTGCGACTGCGGACCGCATTCGCGACGAGCTCAAGGCCGAGGGGATCCTGCTCGAGGACGGGCCGGGCGGGACGACGTGGCGGCGGGCGTGA
- a CDS encoding cation:proton antiporter produces the protein MTTLLIAASVAETAEAAESAATMLEYGAIMLGTALLFVTIFRKLGLGATLGYIAGGIFIGPHVLGLVTEPERLSAISEIGIALLLFIVGLELNPGRLWRLRNDIFGLGLAQVVICGLAISLFVWWALGVSPAAALAIGLPLALSSTAQVLPMLRAEGLLNTPRGERAFSVLLFQDLSIVPLITIIAAMSRAPPGPDDPSGWMLALYTVGAIVGLVLAGRYLLNPLFRLIGRIGEQEFFIVAGLFTVFAAAALMHLLGLSVALGAFIAGVMLAESPYRHEIESDVEPFRSILLGLFFLAVGMMLDVTTVLAQPVFVVSIALAVIVIKGLIITALARAFGNAWRRSVRLGLLLSQAGEFGFVLFAQAAAAQLILPEAASLLGAVITLSMATTPLLMRLTDWLDRREQGRDDLDGPEQSPDTPAIVVGSGRFGQTVAQMLQAKGVGVTLIDKQTSAIERAEEFGRKVYYGDGTRVDLLRTAGADSARVIAFCNDNRDGSLSRASLGAVLEAFPQASVLVRTYDRIHLMEIDKLDLAFAQRELFESAVAMGRAALRSAGFKPEEAERVEREYRRRDCERLERQSSTGDLHAGEELSFREDRTLAQMPGSGGGEEGDEGGLIDRARDEGPADPVRKDEGPHRG, from the coding sequence ATGACCACGCTGCTCATCGCGGCGAGCGTCGCGGAGACCGCCGAGGCGGCCGAATCGGCGGCGACGATGCTCGAATATGGCGCGATCATGCTCGGCACCGCGCTGCTGTTCGTGACCATCTTCCGCAAGCTTGGGCTCGGCGCGACGCTGGGTTACATCGCCGGCGGGATTTTCATCGGGCCGCACGTGCTCGGGCTGGTGACCGAGCCGGAGCGGCTGTCGGCGATTTCCGAAATCGGCATCGCCTTGCTGCTGTTCATCGTCGGGCTCGAGCTCAACCCCGGGCGGCTGTGGCGACTGCGCAACGACATTTTCGGGCTGGGGCTGGCGCAGGTCGTAATCTGCGGGCTGGCGATCAGCCTGTTCGTGTGGTGGGCGCTCGGGGTCAGCCCGGCGGCGGCGCTGGCGATCGGGCTTCCGCTGGCGCTGTCGTCAACCGCCCAGGTGCTGCCGATGCTGCGCGCCGAGGGGCTGCTCAATACTCCGCGCGGCGAGCGGGCGTTCTCGGTGCTGCTGTTCCAGGATCTCAGCATCGTGCCGCTGATCACGATCATCGCGGCGATGTCGCGCGCGCCGCCGGGTCCGGACGATCCGAGCGGGTGGATGCTGGCGCTGTACACGGTCGGCGCGATCGTCGGGCTGGTGCTGGCCGGGCGCTATCTGCTCAACCCGCTGTTCCGCCTGATCGGGCGGATCGGCGAGCAGGAATTCTTCATCGTCGCCGGCCTGTTCACGGTGTTCGCGGCGGCGGCGCTGATGCATCTGCTCGGACTGTCGGTGGCGCTGGGCGCGTTCATCGCCGGAGTGATGCTGGCGGAAAGCCCCTATCGCCACGAGATCGAGAGCGACGTCGAGCCGTTCCGGTCGATCCTGCTCGGCCTGTTCTTCCTGGCGGTCGGGATGATGCTCGACGTGACGACGGTGCTCGCCCAGCCGGTGTTCGTGGTGTCGATCGCGCTGGCGGTGATCGTCATCAAGGGGCTGATCATCACCGCCCTGGCGCGGGCGTTCGGCAACGCATGGCGGCGCTCGGTGCGGCTCGGGCTGTTGCTCAGCCAGGCGGGGGAGTTCGGTTTCGTGTTGTTCGCGCAGGCGGCGGCGGCGCAACTGATCCTGCCCGAGGCTGCCTCGCTGCTCGGCGCGGTGATCACCCTATCGATGGCGACCACGCCGCTCTTGATGCGCCTCACCGACTGGCTCGACCGGCGCGAGCAGGGGCGCGACGACCTCGACGGGCCCGAGCAATCGCCCGACACGCCGGCGATCGTCGTCGGATCGGGCCGGTTCGGCCAGACGGTGGCGCAGATGCTGCAGGCCAAGGGCGTCGGCGTGACCTTGATCGACAAGCAGACCAGCGCGATCGAGCGCGCCGAGGAATTCGGGCGCAAGGTCTATTATGGCGACGGGACTCGGGTTGATTTGTTGCGCACCGCGGGGGCGGACAGCGCGCGGGTGATCGCCTTCTGCAACGACAATAGGGACGGCAGCCTGAGTCGGGCCTCGCTGGGCGCGGTGCTCGAAGCGTTCCCGCAGGCGTCGGTGCTGGTCCGCACCTACGACCGAATCCATCTGATGGAGATCGACAAGCTCGACCTCGCCTTCGCCCAGCGCGAATTGTTCGAGAGTGCTGTGGCGATGGGTCGCGCGGCGCTGCGCTCGGCCGGATTCAAGCCGGAGGAGGCGGAGCGGGTCGAGCGCGAATATCGCCGCCGCGACTGCGAGCGGCTGGAGCGGCAGAGCTCGACCGGCGACCTTCATGCCGGCGAGGAATTGAGCTTCCGCGAGGACCGCACGCTGGCGCAGATGCCGGGGTCAGGCGGCGGCGAGGAAGGCGACGAGGGCGGCCTCATCGACCGCGCGCGCGACGAAGGCCCGGCCGATCCCGTGCGCAAGGACGAGGGTCCGCACCGAGGCTGA
- a CDS encoding ComF family protein, whose amino-acid sequence MTPIGSLARAGLRHALDFALPPRCPGCGTIVPDLHRFCADCWLQIDWCGEGGCVTCGLPLEATDETSCGRCLAQPPLIARTRAAVAYGDIARTLVMKLKYGRKVGAAATMAQFLAPLADADDAPLLVPVPLHRWRLWTRGFNQSALVARELSRRLGVEHDVAALRRTRRTRPLKGMGASQRRREVARAFALGDRAAVKGRHVILVDDVLTSGSTSEACAKVLLKGGAARVDLLCFARVVRPALLAR is encoded by the coding sequence ATGACGCCGATCGGCAGTCTCGCCCGCGCCGGCCTGCGCCACGCGCTCGACTTCGCGCTCCCGCCGCGCTGCCCGGGCTGCGGCACGATCGTCCCCGACCTCCATCGCTTCTGCGCCGATTGCTGGCTGCAGATCGACTGGTGCGGCGAGGGCGGCTGCGTGACGTGCGGGCTGCCGCTGGAGGCGACCGATGAGACCAGTTGCGGACGATGCCTGGCGCAGCCGCCGCTGATCGCCCGGACCCGCGCCGCAGTGGCCTATGGCGACATCGCCCGGACGCTGGTGATGAAGCTCAAATACGGCCGCAAGGTCGGCGCTGCGGCGACCATGGCGCAGTTCCTGGCGCCGCTCGCGGATGCGGACGACGCGCCGCTGCTGGTGCCGGTGCCGCTCCACCGCTGGCGGCTGTGGACTCGGGGGTTCAACCAGTCGGCGCTGGTCGCGCGCGAATTGTCGCGGCGGCTCGGGGTGGAGCATGATGTGGCCGCGCTGCGCCGCACCCGCCGGACCCGGCCGCTCAAGGGGATGGGTGCGAGCCAGCGGCGGCGCGAGGTGGCGCGGGCGTTCGCGCTGGGGGATCGGGCGGCGGTCAAGGGGCGCCATGTCATCCTGGTCGACGACGTGCTGACCAGCGGAAGCACGTCGGAAGCGTGCGCCAAGGTGCTCTTGAAGGGCGGCGCGGCGCGGGTCGACCTGCTGTGTTTCGCGCGGGTGGTGCGTCCCGCCCTGCTCGCGCGTTAG
- a CDS encoding carbon-nitrogen hydrolase family protein: MTRIALFQSCTGIDPARSADQLAAAMAEAKAGGAAMLFTPEMSNIVDSDRERAGRSVAEEGADPVLAAVRSAAREHGLWVHIGSLAVRSGDRFANRGFVIDDAGDVRGRYDKIHLFDVDLPTGESWRESASYRAGGEAVVVRGTPVGDLGLTICYDLRFPALFAALAEAGASAIAVPAAFTVPTGRAHWHVLLRARAIEAGMFVIAAAQSGHHEDGRRTFGHSLAVDPWGEVLADGGEGNGLVFAELDLGRIAEVRGRIPVLAHRRPIGPVSD; this comes from the coding sequence TTGACCCGGATCGCGCTGTTCCAGTCCTGCACCGGGATCGACCCCGCTCGGAGCGCCGACCAATTGGCCGCGGCGATGGCCGAGGCCAAGGCCGGCGGGGCGGCGATGCTGTTCACGCCGGAGATGTCGAACATCGTCGACTCCGATCGCGAGCGAGCGGGGCGATCGGTGGCCGAAGAGGGGGCCGATCCGGTGCTGGCCGCGGTCCGCTCGGCGGCTCGGGAGCATGGGCTGTGGGTGCATATCGGCTCGCTCGCGGTCCGCTCCGGCGACCGCTTCGCCAATCGCGGGTTCGTGATCGACGACGCGGGTGATGTGCGGGGCCGCTACGACAAGATCCATCTGTTCGACGTCGACCTGCCGACCGGCGAGAGCTGGCGCGAGTCGGCGAGCTATCGCGCCGGAGGCGAGGCGGTGGTGGTGCGCGGGACGCCGGTTGGCGATCTCGGGCTGACGATCTGCTACGACCTGCGGTTCCCGGCGCTGTTCGCGGCGCTGGCCGAGGCGGGGGCGAGCGCGATCGCGGTGCCGGCGGCCTTCACCGTCCCGACCGGCCGGGCGCACTGGCACGTGTTGCTCCGCGCCCGGGCGATCGAGGCCGGGATGTTCGTGATCGCCGCGGCTCAGTCTGGGCATCATGAGGACGGCCGGCGGACCTTTGGCCACAGCCTGGCGGTCGACCCGTGGGGCGAGGTGCTGGCCGACGGCGGCGAGGGCAACGGCCTGGTGTTCGCCGAGCTCGACCTCGGCCGGATCGCCGAGGTGCGCGGCCGGATCCCGGTGCTGGCCCACCGCCGCCCGATCGGGCCGGTGAGCGATTGA
- the grxC gene encoding glutaredoxin 3 has translation MPKVEIYTKSFCPYCVRAKRLLDMRGVAYDEIAIGGDQQARADMIQRANGRTTVPQIFVDGRHIGGCDDLFELEQSGRLAELLAA, from the coding sequence TTGCCGAAAGTCGAGATCTACACCAAGTCGTTCTGCCCCTATTGCGTGCGCGCCAAGCGGCTGCTCGACATGCGCGGCGTGGCCTATGACGAGATCGCGATCGGCGGCGACCAGCAGGCCCGCGCGGACATGATCCAGCGCGCCAACGGCCGGACGACGGTGCCGCAGATCTTCGTCGACGGGCGGCATATCGGCGGCTGCGACGATTTGTTCGAGCTCGAGCAGTCGGGGCGGCTGGCGGAGCTGCTCGCCGCTTGA
- the folE gene encoding GTP cyclohydrolase I FolE codes for MTSTPKPDIPEKVTEAVRTLIEWAGDDPTREGLADTPRRVARAWREYAAGYGEDPALHLSRTFEEVGGYDEIVLLKDIPFQSHCEHHLAPIIGKAAIAYLPGNKVVGISKLARVLNGFARRLQVQERLTAQVADCIWDHLEPKGVAVVIEASHACMTARGVRTPGVMMTTSRMMGVFRSDERSRREVLALMGY; via the coding sequence ATGACTTCCACCCCCAAGCCGGACATTCCCGAGAAAGTCACCGAGGCCGTCCGGACGCTGATCGAATGGGCCGGCGACGATCCCACGCGCGAGGGCCTCGCCGACACCCCGCGGCGCGTCGCGCGAGCGTGGCGCGAATATGCCGCGGGCTATGGCGAGGACCCGGCGCTGCATTTGTCGCGCACCTTCGAGGAGGTCGGCGGCTACGACGAGATCGTGCTCCTCAAGGACATCCCGTTCCAGAGCCATTGCGAGCACCATCTGGCGCCGATCATCGGCAAGGCGGCGATCGCCTATCTGCCCGGCAACAAGGTCGTCGGCATCAGCAAGTTGGCGCGAGTCCTCAACGGGTTCGCGCGGCGGCTGCAGGTCCAGGAGCGGCTCACCGCGCAGGTCGCCGACTGCATCTGGGACCACCTCGAGCCCAAGGGCGTGGCTGTGGTGATCGAAGCCAGCCACGCCTGCATGACCGCGCGCGGCGTGCGCACGCCCGGCGTGATGATGACGACCAGCCGGATGATGGGCGTGTTCCGAAGCGACGAGCGGAGCCGCCGCGAGGTCTTGGCCCTGATGGGCTATTAG
- a CDS encoding shikimate kinase has translation MEKLSDRLDRPIVLVGLMGAGKSTVGRRLAKRLNLPFVDSDSAIEDAAGFSAAEVFERFGERDFRDGERRLVARLVDGSVGIIATGGGAFVDPTTRQLLNERAITVWLDAPVEVLSERTARRDTRPLLRTADPKATLETLAEQRRSSYAEAHIHVRSGRGGHNEVVERIIAAVAEHLDR, from the coding sequence GTGGAAAAGCTCAGCGACAGACTGGACCGGCCGATCGTGCTGGTGGGCCTGATGGGCGCGGGCAAGTCGACCGTCGGCCGGCGCCTCGCCAAGCGCCTCAACCTGCCGTTCGTCGACAGCGATTCGGCGATCGAGGACGCCGCCGGGTTCAGCGCCGCGGAGGTGTTCGAGCGCTTCGGCGAGCGCGATTTCCGCGATGGCGAGCGGCGGCTGGTGGCGCGGCTGGTCGACGGCAGCGTCGGAATCATCGCCACCGGCGGCGGCGCGTTCGTCGATCCGACCACCCGCCAATTGCTCAACGAGCGCGCGATCACCGTTTGGCTCGACGCGCCGGTCGAGGTGCTGAGCGAGCGCACCGCCCGCCGCGACACCCGCCCGCTGCTGCGCACCGCCGACCCGAAGGCGACGCTCGAGACCCTCGCCGAGCAGCGCCGCTCGTCCTACGCCGAGGCCCACATCCATGTCCGCAGCGGACGCGGCGGCCACAATGAGGTGGTCGAGCGGATCATCGCCGCGGTCGCCGAGCATCTCGACCGGTGA
- a CDS encoding M48 family metalloprotease → MKRRLLALAASAAVIVPAAAIAQARYLNPRDVAEAQRQHPELVQEFGGAESGTRGAYVQQVGARVAAQTGVVNSGQAFRFTTLNSAVENAFAVPGGYIYITRQLMALLDDESELAFVLGHEAGHVAGNHAQARKSAATRNSVLGVLGAILGSVVGNSGLGSMIGQSAMRYSQMATLSFSREQEYQADSLGTRYITRAGYDPLGGTRVLAALTRSSALETRLQGHENRSTPEWASTHPLSTNRLQRALVEAQRSGPPGQGVRNRDQFLNVLDGMYVDDDPAQGVIEGRVFSHPDLLLQFAVPPTYRMQNSASAVTISGSAGQAQFSGGRYQGPLEQYIMRVVQGLTGGRQQVAMAPPRQTMINGIPAMYSVGRANTSSGSVDVSVMAYRWSPDTVYHFVMLTRGGQGIGPFTQMVDSLRRLSGQEAAAIRPKVIDVVTVRAGDTVQSLSQRMAYRDYRLERFVALNGIAPNERLVPGSKVKLVIYGARRSG, encoded by the coding sequence ATGAAACGCCGTCTCCTCGCGCTTGCCGCAAGCGCCGCCGTCATCGTCCCCGCCGCCGCGATCGCGCAGGCGCGCTACCTCAACCCGCGCGACGTCGCCGAAGCGCAGCGCCAGCACCCTGAACTGGTGCAGGAGTTCGGCGGCGCCGAAAGCGGCACGCGCGGCGCCTACGTCCAGCAGGTCGGGGCGCGGGTCGCGGCGCAGACCGGAGTGGTCAACAGCGGCCAGGCGTTCCGCTTCACCACGCTCAACAGCGCGGTCGAAAACGCCTTCGCGGTGCCCGGCGGCTACATCTACATCACCCGCCAGCTGATGGCGCTGCTCGACGACGAATCCGAGCTCGCCTTCGTGCTCGGCCACGAGGCCGGCCACGTCGCCGGCAATCATGCCCAGGCGCGCAAGTCGGCCGCGACCCGCAATTCGGTGCTCGGCGTGCTCGGCGCCATCCTCGGCAGCGTGGTCGGCAACAGCGGGCTTGGCAGCATGATCGGCCAGAGCGCGATGCGCTATTCGCAGATGGCGACGCTGAGCTTCTCGCGCGAGCAGGAATATCAGGCGGATTCGCTCGGCACGCGCTACATCACCCGCGCCGGCTACGACCCGCTCGGCGGCACCCGCGTGCTGGCCGCGCTGACCCGCTCGAGCGCGCTCGAGACTCGGCTGCAGGGCCACGAGAACCGCTCGACCCCGGAATGGGCGAGCACCCACCCGCTGAGCACCAACCGGCTGCAGCGCGCGCTGGTCGAGGCGCAGCGCAGCGGCCCGCCGGGCCAGGGCGTGCGCAACCGCGACCAGTTCCTCAATGTCCTCGACGGCATGTATGTCGACGACGATCCCGCGCAGGGCGTGATCGAGGGGCGGGTGTTCAGCCACCCCGACCTGCTGCTGCAGTTCGCGGTGCCGCCAACCTACCGGATGCAGAACAGCGCGAGCGCAGTGACCATCTCCGGCTCGGCCGGGCAGGCGCAGTTCAGCGGCGGCCGCTACCAGGGCCCGCTCGAGCAATATATCATGCGCGTCGTCCAGGGCCTCACCGGGGGCCGTCAGCAAGTGGCGATGGCGCCGCCGCGCCAGACGATGATCAACGGCATCCCGGCGATGTATTCGGTCGGCCGCGCCAACACCTCGTCGGGATCGGTCGACGTCAGCGTCATGGCCTATCGCTGGAGCCCCGACACGGTCTATCATTTCGTCATGCTGACCCGCGGCGGCCAGGGCATCGGTCCGTTCACGCAAATGGTCGATTCGCTGCGCCGGCTGAGCGGGCAGGAAGCGGCCGCGATCCGGCCCAAGGTGATCGACGTGGTGACGGTTCGGGCCGGCGACACCGTCCAGTCGCTGAGCCAGCGCATGGCCTATCGCGATTATCGGCTGGAGCGGTTCGTGGCGCTGAACGGGATCGCGCCGAACGAGCGGCTGGTGCCGGGCAGCAAGGTCAAGCTGGTGATCTACGGGGCCCGCCGAAGCGGGTGA